A DNA window from Actinomadura coerulea contains the following coding sequences:
- a CDS encoding pyridoxamine 5'-phosphate oxidase: MDLPQGDVRLLETDVAQRLLHSTIPARIAYTAVDGTPRIMPSWFTWTGEELVMATYLHCPPMGILRPAARVRALRERPDVAVSIDTDTHPPEVLLLRGRVSITEVDGMVPEQAQAARRFLGEEGGAGYVAGADHPETRMARIALRPAWAGVIDFRTRLPGVMSH; encoded by the coding sequence ATGGACCTTCCCCAGGGCGACGTGCGCCTGCTCGAAACCGATGTCGCGCAGCGCCTGCTGCACTCCACCATCCCGGCCCGCATCGCCTACACGGCCGTCGACGGGACGCCGCGCATCATGCCGTCCTGGTTCACCTGGACCGGCGAGGAACTGGTGATGGCGACCTACCTCCACTGCCCGCCCATGGGGATCCTGCGCCCGGCCGCCCGCGTCCGCGCGCTCCGCGAGCGTCCCGACGTCGCCGTCAGCATCGACACCGACACGCATCCCCCGGAGGTCCTCCTCCTGCGCGGCCGCGTCTCGATCACCGAGGTGGACGGCATGGTGCCCGAGCAGGCGCAGGCGGCCCGCCGGTTCCTCGGCGAGGAGGGCGGCGCGGGCTACGTGGCCGGCGCCGACCACCCCGAGACCCGCATGGCCCGGATCGCGCTGCGCCCCGCCTGGGCCGGCGTCATCGACTTCCGGACCCGCCTCCCCGGCGTCATGTCGCACTGA
- a CDS encoding TerC family protein: MADIPAWAWGATIALIIALFVFDLLVAVRRPHAVHIREATFWSVFYIAVAVLFGGAVWMLAGSTAGTEYFSGWIVEKSLSVDNLFVFVIIMARFSVPAEYQQKTLLFGIAAALLLRAVLIAVGAAAINLFSFTFLVFGLVLIWTAVQLIRHRNEEPDVEDTFLVRRARKILPVSQDFHGGRMLAHEDGQRVMTPLLLVFVAIGSTDVLFALDSIPAVFGVTDDPFIVFTANAFALLGLRALYFLIEGLLERLVYLSIGLSVILAFIGCKLILEFLHQDVSKSVPEIPTTLSLGVILVILLFTTGASLVRVHHHPEEKAKAGSLRGRREKKPREEEPAAR, encoded by the coding sequence ATGGCCGACATACCCGCATGGGCCTGGGGCGCGACGATCGCACTGATCATCGCGCTCTTCGTGTTCGACCTGCTGGTCGCCGTCCGGCGGCCGCACGCGGTGCACATCCGGGAGGCGACGTTCTGGTCGGTGTTCTACATCGCCGTCGCGGTCCTGTTCGGCGGCGCGGTGTGGATGCTCGCCGGGTCGACGGCGGGCACCGAGTACTTCTCCGGCTGGATCGTGGAGAAGAGCCTGTCGGTCGACAACCTCTTCGTCTTCGTGATCATCATGGCCAGGTTCTCGGTGCCGGCCGAGTACCAGCAGAAGACGCTGCTGTTCGGCATCGCCGCGGCGCTGCTCCTGCGGGCGGTCCTGATCGCGGTCGGCGCCGCCGCGATCAACCTGTTCTCCTTCACGTTCCTGGTCTTCGGGCTGGTCCTGATCTGGACGGCGGTCCAGCTCATCCGGCACCGCAACGAGGAACCCGACGTGGAGGACACCTTCCTCGTCCGCCGCGCGCGGAAGATCCTGCCGGTGAGCCAGGACTTCCACGGCGGGCGGATGCTCGCCCACGAGGACGGGCAGCGCGTGATGACGCCGCTGCTGCTGGTCTTCGTCGCCATCGGCAGCACGGACGTGCTGTTCGCGCTGGACTCCATCCCGGCCGTGTTCGGCGTCACCGACGACCCGTTCATCGTCTTCACCGCCAACGCGTTCGCCCTGCTCGGGCTGCGCGCCCTCTACTTCCTGATCGAGGGCCTGCTCGAACGCCTCGTCTACCTGTCGATCGGCCTGTCGGTGATCCTCGCGTTCATCGGCTGCAAGCTGATCCTGGAGTTCCTGCACCAGGACGTCTCCAAGTCCGTCCCCGAGATCCCGACGACGCTCTCCCTGGGCGTGATCCTGGTGATCCTGCTGTTCACCACCGGCGCCAGCCTCGTCCGCGTCCACCACCATCCGGAGGAGAAGGCCAAGGCCGGTTCCCTGCGCGGGCGCCGCGAGAAGAAGCCCCGCGAAGAGGAACCGGCCGCCCGCTGA
- a CDS encoding DinB family protein, giving the protein MNVDNTRALTGERADLLAELAKARHFLRFTTRDLTDEQAGQRTTASELCLGGLVKHVTSCERGWVDFILEGAAAMGDFTQMTEEDWKRRADEFRMLPGETLAGVLDAYEEVARRTDELVPTLPDLDARHELPKAPWNTETHWSVRRVLLHITSETAQHAGHADIIRESLDGARSMG; this is encoded by the coding sequence ATGAACGTTGACAACACGCGGGCCCTCACCGGGGAGCGCGCGGATCTGCTGGCGGAGCTCGCCAAGGCGCGGCACTTCCTGCGGTTCACCACGCGGGACCTCACCGACGAGCAGGCCGGGCAGCGGACCACGGCGAGCGAGCTGTGCCTCGGCGGCCTCGTCAAGCACGTCACGTCCTGCGAGCGGGGCTGGGTCGACTTCATCCTCGAAGGTGCCGCCGCGATGGGCGACTTCACCCAGATGACCGAAGAGGACTGGAAGCGCCGGGCGGACGAGTTCAGGATGCTCCCCGGCGAGACGCTGGCCGGCGTGCTGGACGCCTACGAGGAGGTGGCCCGCCGGACCGACGAGCTGGTCCCCACGCTGCCCGACCTGGACGCCCGGCACGAACTGCCCAAGGCCCCGTGGAACACCGAGACGCACTGGTCGGTCCGCCGGGTGCTGCTGCACATCACGAGCGAGACGGCCCAGCACGCGGGCCACGCCGACATCATCCGGGAGTCGCTGGACGGGGCCAGGAGCATGGGCTGA
- a CDS encoding maleylpyruvate isomerase N-terminal domain-containing protein: protein MDHFSRSWTALLAAVAGLPDEDFARPSGCAGWLVRDLVCHLVIDAQDVLITLVTPADAEPTVDAAGYWKLVEPPTGDDPLDALIPRLAAAYGEPRLLRFHLDDVGSAAGRAAGLADPAARVGTQDEVLTVGDYLSAYVVEWTLHHLDLIAHVPEAPGPPAETLAAARALLERIAGGPFPGSFSDRDALLVGTGRRMPTGAEKAELGDLAVRVPFVLG, encoded by the coding sequence GTGGATCACTTCTCGCGCTCGTGGACGGCGCTGCTCGCGGCGGTCGCCGGCCTCCCGGACGAGGACTTCGCGCGCCCGTCCGGCTGCGCCGGCTGGCTCGTGCGGGACCTCGTGTGCCATCTGGTCATCGACGCCCAGGACGTCCTGATCACCCTGGTCACTCCCGCCGACGCCGAACCGACCGTGGACGCGGCCGGCTACTGGAAGCTCGTGGAGCCCCCGACCGGCGACGACCCGCTCGACGCGCTCATCCCGCGGCTCGCCGCCGCCTACGGGGAGCCGCGGCTGCTCAGGTTCCACCTCGACGACGTCGGCTCGGCCGCGGGCCGCGCGGCGGGGCTGGCCGATCCCGCCGCCCGCGTCGGGACCCAGGACGAGGTCCTGACGGTCGGCGACTACCTGTCCGCGTACGTGGTCGAGTGGACGCTGCACCACCTCGACCTGATCGCGCACGTGCCGGAGGCGCCCGGTCCGCCCGCCGAGACCCTCGCGGCCGCCCGGGCGCTGCTGGAGCGGATCGCCGGAGGCCCCTTCCCCGGCTCGTTCTCCGACCGGGACGCGCTGCTGGTCGGCACCGGACGCCGGATGCCGACCGGGGCGGAGAAGGCCGAGCTGGGTGATCTCGCCGTGAGGGTCCCCTTCGTCCTCGGCTGA
- a CDS encoding Mur ligase family protein, with protein MSDLPLRSQLAVALGRTAAKMSRMAGRGDGSVIGGRVGLRLDPELLTRLAKDRKLVLVSATNGKTTTTRLITSAMTPLGEVATNAFGANMPTGHVSALASAPSARYGVLECDEKYVPMVLRETGANLVALMNLSRDQMDRAAEIWLLAGKWRRALEASPTSHVIANCDDPLVTWGASTAKSVTWVAAGQHWREDSWCCPECGGPLDRQDTDEDSDWRCRQCHFARPRPDWALRGDTITAPDGRAYSLAGLSLPGRANRSNALIALAVVAQFGVPPEQALPLLSQVTSVAGRYTTVEHQGRSLRLLLSKNPAGWLEAFDVLQPAPGPVALSINAQGPDGRDTSWLWDVDYRILRGRPVWVTGERRIDLAARLEAAEVSFTVVDDIDQAVMAVPPGHLDVIANYTAFQTIRTRYGRVV; from the coding sequence ATGAGCGATCTTCCGCTGCGTTCGCAGCTGGCCGTCGCGCTCGGTCGTACGGCCGCCAAGATGTCCCGAATGGCGGGCCGTGGGGACGGCTCGGTGATCGGCGGCCGGGTCGGCCTCCGGCTCGACCCGGAGCTGCTGACCAGGCTCGCCAAGGACCGCAAGCTCGTCCTCGTCAGCGCCACCAACGGCAAGACGACGACGACCCGGCTGATCACCTCGGCCATGACGCCGCTCGGAGAGGTCGCCACCAACGCGTTCGGCGCGAACATGCCGACCGGGCACGTGTCCGCGCTGGCGTCCGCCCCGTCCGCCCGCTACGGCGTGCTGGAGTGCGACGAGAAGTACGTCCCGATGGTCCTGAGGGAGACCGGGGCGAACCTCGTCGCCCTGATGAACCTCAGCCGCGACCAGATGGACCGCGCCGCCGAGATCTGGCTGCTGGCCGGCAAGTGGCGGCGCGCGCTGGAGGCGTCCCCGACCAGCCATGTCATCGCCAACTGCGACGACCCGCTGGTCACCTGGGGCGCGTCCACCGCCAAGAGCGTCACCTGGGTCGCCGCGGGCCAGCACTGGCGCGAGGACTCCTGGTGCTGCCCCGAGTGCGGCGGCCCCCTCGACCGGCAGGACACCGACGAGGACAGCGACTGGCGCTGCCGGCAGTGCCACTTCGCCCGTCCCCGCCCCGACTGGGCGCTGCGGGGCGACACGATCACCGCGCCCGACGGCCGGGCGTACTCCCTGGCGGGCCTGTCCCTGCCCGGACGCGCGAACCGCTCGAACGCCCTGATCGCCCTCGCGGTCGTCGCGCAGTTCGGGGTGCCGCCCGAGCAGGCTCTCCCGCTGCTGTCGCAGGTCACCTCCGTCGCCGGCCGCTACACGACGGTCGAGCACCAAGGCCGCTCGCTGCGGCTGCTGCTGTCGAAGAACCCCGCCGGATGGCTGGAGGCGTTCGACGTCCTGCAGCCCGCGCCCGGCCCCGTCGCGCTGTCGATCAACGCGCAGGGCCCCGACGGCCGCGACACGTCCTGGCTGTGGGACGTCGACTACCGCATCCTGCGCGGCCGCCCCGTGTGGGTGACCGGCGAGCGCCGCATCGACCTCGCCGCCCGGCTGGAGGCCGCCGAGGTGTCCTTCACGGTGGTGGACGACATCGACCAGGCGGTCATGGCCGTCCCGCCCGGGCACCTGGACGTGATCGCCAACTACACCGCCTTCCAGACCATCCGAACGAGGTACGGCCGTGTCGTCTGA
- a CDS encoding helicase HerA-like domain-containing protein, producing MSVLPAALSAARLGRPFVVGWLSAGGGAPLELITNAGPIGTPEAGAETHGLLFPSGARGVPIGEGWLRQAERMEWTRCPGRPAPQGSGAGPGLFEATLVTLMERPFGWFVVADPCDERLIDAEMRELHHELRMLRRGEDEHARLAVARADRRLAELDAFREAGLWQVRVVAGAASQAELGQIAPVLVGSMELGHHPYRLRSGQGSGSFAEMLGPGTAPAPARPMGEAEQRFPFTATAGALAALAGLPRREVPGLRVLDAGYFDVTSETAPASGEAQIELGAILDGQDREVGRFAVPRSTINRHVFVTGATGAGKSQTVRHLLEQLTRAGVPWLAIEPAKSEYAAMAGRIQDLGGPVTVVNPSDPDSVPLSVNPLAPEPGYPVQAHIDMVRALFQAAFDAEEPFPQIMAQALQRVYENNGWDVVTGGGVPGSLIEPAVPTLEQLQNAALQVIQDVGYGRELMADVQGFVDVRLRSLRIGSAGRFFEGGHPADIGGMLRDNIVLAIEDVANDEDKAFLMGTLIIRIVEHLRMRERKRDRATGSVLRHVIVIEEAHRLLRNRGPERGSSHAVELFAGMLAEIRAYGEGIIVAEQIPTKLVPDVIKNTALKVVHRLPAFDDRHQVGAAMNLDGDQSREVVSLRPGVAAVFADGMDRPLRVRVPLGEGREAELPGPPPPVDGRRSAACGCECRSGRACTLYELREADLIAGHADWAWLRLWADTLVLAHVANRPIPSVPPELGRAWSRLTPRLRECALATVLERAVSRRSRGLRTAYPPADLTAAVAEVAQRLLGGGPPGASPGPQWVVPQVRWLHELDRLFPYGGGAPDKHALAPPLDYQLPGLKQPPDAKLGHRLRALRRHPLSMELERNRPIAATALYGDDDQSGFFKDLAVVAIGFDEDDQIEHVAGTMRVTGWLEPVLSWYDRFVIPFEDPSKGLAFLNPQAE from the coding sequence GTGAGTGTGCTGCCCGCGGCGTTGTCGGCGGCGCGGCTGGGGAGGCCGTTCGTCGTCGGGTGGCTGTCGGCGGGCGGCGGGGCGCCGCTGGAGCTGATCACCAATGCGGGGCCGATCGGGACGCCCGAGGCCGGGGCCGAGACGCACGGGCTGCTGTTCCCCAGCGGTGCGCGGGGTGTGCCGATCGGGGAGGGGTGGCTGCGGCAGGCCGAGCGGATGGAGTGGACGCGGTGTCCGGGGCGGCCGGCTCCGCAGGGGTCCGGCGCCGGGCCGGGGTTGTTCGAGGCGACGCTCGTCACGCTGATGGAGCGGCCGTTCGGGTGGTTCGTGGTCGCCGACCCGTGCGACGAGCGGCTGATCGACGCCGAGATGCGCGAGCTGCACCACGAGTTGCGGATGCTGCGGCGGGGTGAGGACGAGCACGCGCGGCTCGCGGTCGCGCGGGCCGATCGGCGGCTCGCCGAGCTGGACGCGTTCCGCGAGGCCGGGCTCTGGCAGGTCCGGGTGGTCGCCGGGGCGGCGTCGCAGGCGGAGCTGGGGCAGATCGCGCCCGTGCTGGTCGGGTCCATGGAACTGGGGCACCACCCGTACCGGTTGCGGTCGGGGCAGGGGAGCGGGTCGTTCGCCGAGATGCTGGGCCCCGGGACGGCGCCCGCGCCGGCGCGGCCGATGGGCGAGGCGGAGCAGCGGTTCCCGTTCACGGCGACGGCCGGGGCGCTGGCGGCGCTGGCGGGGCTGCCGCGCCGGGAGGTGCCGGGGCTGCGGGTGCTGGACGCCGGGTACTTCGACGTGACGTCCGAGACGGCGCCGGCGAGCGGGGAGGCGCAGATCGAGCTGGGCGCCATCCTGGACGGCCAGGACCGCGAGGTCGGGCGGTTCGCCGTGCCCCGCTCGACGATCAACCGGCACGTGTTCGTCACGGGCGCGACCGGCGCGGGGAAGTCGCAGACGGTCCGGCACCTGCTGGAGCAGCTCACCCGGGCCGGCGTGCCGTGGCTGGCGATCGAGCCCGCGAAGTCGGAGTACGCGGCGATGGCGGGCCGCATCCAGGACCTCGGCGGGCCGGTCACGGTCGTCAACCCGTCCGACCCGGACTCGGTGCCGCTGTCGGTGAACCCGCTCGCGCCGGAGCCGGGATACCCCGTCCAGGCGCACATCGACATGGTGCGGGCGCTGTTCCAGGCCGCGTTCGACGCCGAGGAGCCGTTCCCGCAGATCATGGCGCAGGCGCTGCAGCGCGTCTACGAGAACAACGGGTGGGACGTGGTGACGGGCGGGGGCGTGCCCGGGTCGCTCATCGAGCCCGCGGTGCCGACGCTGGAGCAGTTGCAGAACGCGGCGCTCCAGGTCATCCAGGACGTGGGCTACGGCCGCGAGCTGATGGCCGACGTGCAGGGGTTCGTGGACGTGCGGCTGCGGTCCCTGCGCATCGGCTCGGCCGGGAGGTTCTTCGAGGGCGGACACCCGGCCGACATCGGCGGGATGCTCCGCGACAACATCGTGCTCGCCATCGAGGACGTCGCGAACGACGAGGACAAGGCGTTCCTCATGGGGACCCTCATCATCCGCATCGTCGAGCACCTGCGGATGCGGGAGCGCAAGCGCGACCGCGCCACGGGCTCGGTGCTGCGGCACGTCATCGTGATCGAGGAGGCGCACCGGCTGCTGCGCAACCGGGGGCCGGAGCGCGGCAGCTCCCACGCCGTCGAGCTGTTCGCGGGGATGCTCGCCGAGATCCGCGCGTACGGCGAGGGCATCATCGTCGCCGAGCAGATCCCGACGAAGCTCGTCCCGGACGTCATCAAGAACACGGCGCTGAAGGTCGTGCACCGGCTGCCCGCGTTCGACGACCGGCACCAGGTCGGCGCGGCGATGAACCTGGACGGCGACCAGTCCCGCGAGGTGGTGTCGCTCCGGCCGGGCGTCGCCGCCGTGTTCGCGGACGGGATGGACCGTCCGCTGCGCGTGCGGGTGCCGCTCGGCGAGGGCCGCGAGGCGGAGCTGCCCGGCCCGCCGCCGCCCGTGGACGGCCGGCGGTCGGCGGCGTGCGGCTGCGAGTGCCGTTCGGGGCGCGCCTGCACCCTGTACGAGCTGCGCGAGGCCGACTTGATCGCGGGCCATGCCGACTGGGCGTGGCTGCGCCTGTGGGCCGACACGCTCGTCCTGGCGCACGTGGCGAACCGCCCGATCCCGTCGGTCCCGCCCGAACTGGGGCGCGCCTGGTCGCGGCTCACGCCCCGGCTCCGCGAGTGCGCGCTGGCGACCGTCCTGGAACGGGCGGTGTCACGGCGGTCGCGGGGGCTGCGCACCGCCTACCCGCCGGCCGACCTCACCGCCGCCGTCGCCGAGGTCGCGCAGCGCCTGCTCGGCGGCGGCCCGCCGGGCGCGTCCCCCGGGCCGCAGTGGGTGGTGCCGCAGGTCAGATGGCTGCACGAGCTCGACCGGCTCTTTCCCTACGGCGGTGGCGCGCCCGACAAGCACGCCCTCGCGCCGCCCCTGGACTACCAGCTTCCCGGTCTCAAGCAGCCGCCGGACGCGAAGCTCGGCCACCGGCTCCGCGCCCTGCGCCGCCATCCGCTGTCCATGGAGCTGGAACGCAACCGTCCGATCGCCGCGACCGCCCTCTACGGCGACGACGACCAGTCGGGCTTCTTCAAGGACCTGGCCGTCGTCGCGATCGGTTTCGACGAGGACGACCAGATCGAGCACGTCGCCGGGACGATGCGCGTCACCGGATGGCTGGAACCCGTCCTGAGCTGGTACGACCGCTTCGTCATACCGTTCGAGGACCCGTCCAAGGGGCTCGCGTTCCTCAACCCGCAGGCCGAGTGA
- a CDS encoding TetR/AcrR family transcriptional regulator, with protein sequence MATGERGPRERMVFSAAQLIRRDGVTATGLREVAEHAGAPRGSLQHYFPGGKEQLVNEAVEWAGRYASDRVARFVAAMARPTPGGLFAAMVRQWTDEFTATGFDRGCPVAAATVDCADSAASTRTAAAAAFAAWRRPIARELTAMGVPPRRATALATLMVSSLEGAILLARAEQSVRPLRTVARELAPYLDSCADPRAPEDPA encoded by the coding sequence TTGGCGACCGGCGAGAGGGGCCCGCGGGAGCGGATGGTCTTCAGCGCGGCGCAGCTCATCCGCCGCGACGGCGTCACCGCGACCGGCCTGCGCGAGGTCGCCGAGCACGCCGGGGCGCCGCGCGGCTCGCTGCAGCACTACTTCCCCGGCGGCAAGGAGCAGCTGGTCAACGAGGCGGTCGAGTGGGCCGGACGCTATGCGAGCGACCGCGTCGCCCGTTTCGTGGCCGCCATGGCGCGTCCCACGCCCGGCGGGCTCTTCGCGGCGATGGTCCGCCAGTGGACCGACGAGTTCACAGCGACGGGCTTCGACCGCGGCTGCCCCGTCGCCGCCGCCACGGTCGACTGCGCGGACTCCGCGGCGTCCACCCGGACCGCCGCGGCCGCCGCGTTCGCCGCCTGGCGGCGGCCGATCGCCCGCGAACTGACCGCCATGGGCGTCCCGCCCCGCAGGGCGACCGCCCTGGCGACCCTGATGGTCAGTTCTCTGGAAGGCGCCATCCTCCTGGCCAGAGCCGAACAGAGCGTCCGCCCCCTGCGCACCGTCGCCAGAGAACTGGCCCCCTACCTCGACTCCTGCGCCGACCCCCGCGCCCCCGAGGACCCCGCCTGA
- a CDS encoding type 1 glutamine amidotransferase: MSSDRIKIVWIYPDLLSTYGDQGNTIVLERRAALRGIPTETVSLRSDEAVPADGDIYLLGGGEDRPQILAAQRLRGDGGLARAVQSGAVVFAVCAGYQLLGHEFGGEEGQPVPGLGLLDIRSGRGEQRAVGEIVGDVAGELNVPRITGFENHQGVTHIGPNARPFAKVLHGVGNGDGNGFEGAYSGRVLGTYMHGPALVRNPGLADLLLRWAVGRDLPPLDDSWAGRLREERLQAVMT, encoded by the coding sequence GTGTCGTCTGACCGCATCAAAATCGTCTGGATCTACCCGGACCTGCTCAGCACCTACGGCGACCAGGGCAACACGATCGTCCTGGAGCGGCGCGCGGCGCTGCGCGGCATCCCCACCGAGACCGTCAGCCTCCGGTCCGACGAGGCCGTCCCCGCCGACGGCGACATCTACCTGCTCGGCGGCGGCGAGGACCGGCCGCAGATCCTCGCGGCGCAGCGGCTGCGGGGCGACGGCGGCCTCGCGCGGGCCGTGCAGTCCGGCGCGGTCGTGTTCGCGGTCTGCGCCGGCTACCAGCTGCTCGGCCACGAGTTCGGCGGCGAGGAGGGCCAGCCCGTGCCGGGCCTCGGCCTGCTCGACATCCGCTCCGGCCGCGGCGAGCAGCGCGCCGTCGGCGAGATCGTCGGGGACGTCGCGGGGGAGCTGAACGTCCCGCGCATCACCGGCTTCGAGAACCACCAGGGCGTCACGCACATCGGCCCGAACGCGCGCCCGTTCGCGAAGGTGCTGCACGGCGTCGGCAACGGCGACGGGAACGGCTTCGAGGGCGCCTACAGCGGCCGCGTCCTCGGCACCTACATGCACGGCCCGGCGCTCGTCCGCAACCCCGGCCTGGCCGACCTCCTGCTCCGCTGGGCCGTCGGCAGGGACCTCCCCCCGCTGGACGACTCGTGGGCGGGCCGCCTCCGCGAGGAGCGCCTCCAGGCCGTGATGACCTGA
- a CDS encoding NAD(P)-dependent oxidoreductase, translating to MVDSDVGFIGLGVMGLPMALNLVRAGTGLVVWNRTAARCEPLRAAGAAVAEDPADVLRRTRVVFLMLADGPAIDSVLGRRTPGFAANVRGRTVVHMGTTSPGYSRGLEADVRAAGGRYAEAPVSGSRGPAESGELIAMLAGEPSAVDAVRPLMPPMCGEVFVCGPVPQALQMKLAVNLYLITMVTGLAEAFHFAQRHGLDGRRLLEVLDAGPMASTVSRAKARKLLDRDFAVQASLVNVLDNNRLIAEAARAARLASPLLDVCHALYGEAVALGHGEADMAAVVRALEARTAAPATAV from the coding sequence ATGGTGGACAGCGACGTCGGTTTCATCGGCCTCGGTGTCATGGGGCTGCCCATGGCGCTCAACCTCGTCCGGGCGGGCACCGGGCTCGTCGTCTGGAACCGGACCGCCGCCAGGTGCGAGCCGCTGCGCGCGGCGGGCGCGGCGGTCGCGGAGGATCCCGCGGACGTCCTCCGCCGCACGCGCGTGGTGTTTCTCATGCTGGCCGACGGCCCCGCCATCGACTCCGTTCTGGGACGCCGGACGCCCGGCTTCGCGGCGAACGTCCGGGGACGGACCGTCGTCCACATGGGGACGACGTCACCGGGCTACTCGCGCGGCCTGGAAGCCGACGTCCGGGCCGCCGGCGGACGGTATGCCGAGGCGCCCGTGTCCGGTTCGCGGGGTCCCGCCGAGTCGGGCGAGCTCATCGCGATGCTGGCCGGGGAGCCGTCGGCCGTGGACGCCGTCCGCCCCCTGATGCCCCCCATGTGCGGCGAGGTGTTCGTCTGCGGGCCGGTTCCGCAGGCCCTGCAGATGAAGCTCGCCGTCAACCTGTACCTGATCACCATGGTCACCGGGCTGGCGGAGGCGTTCCACTTCGCGCAGCGGCACGGCCTGGACGGGCGGCGGTTGCTGGAGGTGCTCGACGCCGGGCCGATGGCCAGCACCGTGTCGCGCGCCAAGGCCCGCAAGCTGCTCGACCGCGACTTCGCCGTCCAGGCGTCCCTCGTCAACGTCCTGGACAACAACCGCCTGATCGCGGAGGCCGCCCGCGCCGCGCGGCTCGCCTCTCCCCTGCTGGACGTGTGCCACGCCCTCTACGGCGAGGCCGTCGCGCTGGGGCACGGGGAGGCCGACATGGCCGCGGTCGTGCGCGCACTGGAGGCCCGGACGGCCGCACCGGCGACCGCCGTCTAG
- a CDS encoding fibronectin type III domain-containing protein: protein MICCRPSRRALLRWSAVVAGASLLPAVEASSARASDDVRPVNLELVTVTETTAVLTWYTGVPGTDDGLGRMRPAPSDAEVLYGTHPSRLTSVAHGPSGTPYHYVELTGLEPGRTYYYRARSRGRDAAPTWLAAGQAAGTPYGEVFAFTTPQPPPGSHLFSVALCNDLHLGETVAGLVGQLPWIKGIEQVPGHPPYPEVMAKALIADARARGAHCLLAAGDVSSEAAPADLASAKSILDTFGTLGDDYLIARGNHDRAHSGEPYGECGPGEHQGNDCFKDAFSTSGRTYFSHDLRGLRVIGLDTYDKPGDGGDSGGLSAEQQSWFEAELKKDPERPTLVFGHHPLFTENDPLAITGAHSLDAGQSLRILTAYNRTPGVFLHHAGHTHRNQRSVFPLAPRVVQQEVGAVKEYPGGFTLLRVHTGGYALNFYKTRGDEARAWSERSRQELSGQWPQLSLGNRPTDRNTVVNRDLSGLS from the coding sequence GTGATCTGCTGCCGTCCCTCCCGCCGGGCGCTCCTGCGCTGGAGCGCCGTCGTCGCGGGCGCCTCGCTCCTTCCCGCCGTCGAGGCGTCGTCCGCGCGCGCTTCGGACGACGTCCGGCCGGTGAACCTCGAACTGGTCACCGTCACGGAGACCACGGCCGTCCTCACCTGGTACACGGGCGTCCCTGGGACGGACGACGGTCTGGGACGGATGCGACCCGCGCCGTCCGACGCCGAGGTCCTGTACGGGACGCACCCGTCCCGCCTCACCAGCGTGGCCCACGGCCCCTCCGGCACTCCGTACCACTACGTGGAGTTGACCGGCCTGGAGCCCGGCCGCACCTACTACTACAGAGCCCGCTCCAGAGGACGGGACGCCGCACCCACCTGGCTGGCGGCGGGCCAAGCGGCGGGCACCCCGTACGGGGAGGTCTTCGCTTTCACGACCCCGCAACCGCCTCCGGGCAGCCACCTCTTCTCGGTCGCCCTCTGCAACGACCTGCACCTCGGCGAGACGGTGGCCGGGCTGGTCGGGCAGCTCCCCTGGATCAAAGGCATCGAGCAGGTGCCCGGCCATCCGCCGTATCCCGAGGTGATGGCGAAGGCTCTGATCGCCGACGCGCGGGCCCGAGGCGCGCACTGCCTCCTCGCCGCCGGGGACGTGTCGAGCGAGGCCGCCCCCGCCGATCTCGCGAGCGCCAAGAGCATCCTCGACACCTTCGGGACCCTGGGCGACGACTACCTGATAGCCCGGGGCAACCATGACCGGGCGCACTCCGGCGAGCCTTACGGCGAGTGCGGCCCAGGCGAGCACCAAGGGAACGACTGCTTCAAGGACGCGTTCTCGACGTCCGGCCGGACGTACTTCTCCCACGACCTGCGGGGGCTGCGCGTCATCGGGCTCGACACCTACGACAAGCCGGGCGACGGCGGTGACTCCGGCGGGCTTTCGGCGGAGCAGCAATCCTGGTTCGAAGCGGAGCTGAAGAAGGACCCGGAGCGCCCCACCCTCGTCTTCGGCCACCACCCCCTCTTCACCGAGAACGACCCGCTCGCCATCACCGGGGCCCATTCGCTCGACGCGGGCCAGTCACTGCGAATCCTCACGGCCTACAACCGGACGCCCGGCGTCTTCCTCCACCACGCCGGCCACACGCACCGCAACCAGCGTTCCGTTTTCCCGCTCGCACCCCGGGTCGTCCAGCAGGAGGTCGGGGCGGTCAAGGAGTACCCGGGCGGCTTCACGCTCCTGCGCGTCCACACCGGCGGGTACGCGCTCAACTTCTACAAGACCCGCGGGGACGAAGCCCGCGCCTGGAGCGAGCGCAGCCGCCAGGAACTGTCCGGGCAATGGCCTCAGCTTTCCCTCGGGAACCGTCCCACCGACCGCAACACGGTCGTGAACCGCGACCTTTCAGGGCTCAGCTGA